The genomic stretch TGAAAAGAAATTAAAAAATAATTTAATACAAAAAAATCTTTTTTAAATCAATAAAAAATGTTACAATACCTTAATGAGGTATGAAAGGAGAAATAGTGATAAATATGAAAAACACAAAAAAAATTACTATATTACTACTTATCTTAGCTAGTTTATTTTTAATAGCTTGTGGAAAAGATGAAAAAAAAGATGATACAGAAAATAAAGCAGGAGATAAGGTAGAGGCAAATGTTTCCACTAATCTTTCAGAAGAAGAGTTACAAATAGCAAAAGGTGTCAATGGTGATTTACCAGATCCGGTATATACTTATGAAGCAATAGTTGATGAAGCAGGCGGTTTATATCAATCACCAGATGCAAGGGAAAATAATTATGTAAAAAAACATGATATATGGAAAGAAGATGTTCAAAGGGAGTTGAAAAAAATAGAACCAGCATTGGGTGAAGATGCTTCTGAAGAAGAAATTCAACACCTATTTAAACAACTTTTATATATTGCAGGTTATGATTACACACCATTTGAAACAATAGATAGATTTTCTTATGTGATTTTTAAAAATGATATGGAAAATCCATTTACTCATGAAAAAATTGAAGAAAATATGAATGTCAATGTAGAAATAGTCTTGGATGCATCAGGTTCAATGGTAAAGAAAATTGGAGATAAAACAATGATGGAAATTGCAAAAGAATCTATCAAACAAGTTTTATCAGAAATGCCAGCTAATGCAAAAGTAGGAATAAGAGTATTTGGACATAAAGGAGATAATACAGCTTCTAAAAAAGATGAATCATGTGGTTCAAATGAATTAATTTATCCAATTGGAGATTTGAATGTAGAAGGAATAGAAAAAGCCTTAGAACCTATACAACCGACAGGATGGACTTCAATTGCAAAATCAATTGAATATGGAGTGGAAGATTTAAAAGCTTTAGATGGAGAAAAAACACTAAATATTTTATATATAATTACAGATGGAATAGAAACTTGTGGTGGAAATCCAGTTGAAATAGCAAAGCAATTAAAAGGAGAAAATACAAATATTGTTCTAGGAATAATTGGTTTTAATGTAGATGCAAATCAAAATAGATTACTAAAACAAATTGCTGATGCGGCGGGTGGTTACTATTCATCAGTAAATGATGCAGATAAACTTACAGGAGAACTATATAGAATAAATGAACTAGCTTTTTCAGATTATAAATGGGAAGTCTTAGATGATAATTTGATAATTAAGGTTAAAGGAATGCATAATGAAATTCTTACATTTAATAAGATAGCTTATGGAAACAAAGGAATTTCAGAAAAAGTAGATTTATCAACTGCTATTCTATATGGAGGTATTTCAAAAAATGATCCTAAGTTTGCTGGATTATATGTATCGCTTGGAAAAGTAGATAAAAGACTTAAAGAATTAAGTGAAGAAAGAAAAAATAAAATAGATGCTATATTTGAAGAAGAATACAATAAAATAAAAAAAGAATCTGATGAATATATTGCTTATTTAGAAAGTAGAAAAGGTGAAATGGTTGCCTATGTGCCATCAACAAGTAGAGTAAGTCCTCGTAGTGCATATTATACTGGAACATCTAATAAGGGTGGAACAAGAGAAGATGCTAAAAAAGATGCTGAAAAAATAAAAGAAGAAAAAGAAGCAGCTAAACAATAGAAAAAGGAAAAATTATGTCAAATATAAAAGAATTTAAAAAAATATATAATTTTGAATTTGAAGAAGTAAAAGCTAGTGATTATAAAGAGATTGAAAAGAAATATCTTGCTTTATATAAGGAAGGAAAAGAAAAAGGCTTTACTCCTGTATTTTTAGTTCTTGATGATACCTTATTAGAAAAATTTGAAATAGATATGGAAGATAAAGATACTGATAATATAATGGATATAGTAAAATCAAATCTTAAAAAATATAAAAATATAAATGCAGTTAAGTTTTTGGAAAAATTTCAAGGACAAAATACAGATGATCTAAAAGAAAATATAGATGAATACTTTTCAGAAATTGATTATAAATTTGATGAAAGTGAAAAATACAATTTAGAACTTTCAACTTTATTTGATTATGATGGGAATTTTAAAGATGATGTTATTTTAGTGAAAGTTCCTACAGAGAATCCTTATGAAGTTTTAGGCTATTTTGGAATGGGTGGCTACAATGAATGTCCTTTTCCAGCAGAACAAGTAGCAGTTGCTAA from Fusobacterium hwasookii encodes the following:
- a CDS encoding vWA domain-containing protein is translated as MKNTKKITILLLILASLFLIACGKDEKKDDTENKAGDKVEANVSTNLSEEELQIAKGVNGDLPDPVYTYEAIVDEAGGLYQSPDARENNYVKKHDIWKEDVQRELKKIEPALGEDASEEEIQHLFKQLLYIAGYDYTPFETIDRFSYVIFKNDMENPFTHEKIEENMNVNVEIVLDASGSMVKKIGDKTMMEIAKESIKQVLSEMPANAKVGIRVFGHKGDNTASKKDESCGSNELIYPIGDLNVEGIEKALEPIQPTGWTSIAKSIEYGVEDLKALDGEKTLNILYIITDGIETCGGNPVEIAKQLKGENTNIVLGIIGFNVDANQNRLLKQIADAAGGYYSSVNDADKLTGELYRINELAFSDYKWEVLDDNLIIKVKGMHNEILTFNKIAYGNKGISEKVDLSTAILYGGISKNDPKFAGLYVSLGKVDKRLKELSEERKNKIDAIFEEEYNKIKKESDEYIAYLESRKGEMVAYVPSTSRVSPRSAYYTGTSNKGGTREDAKKDAEKIKEEKEAAKQ
- a CDS encoding DUF4253 domain-containing protein; translated protein: MSNIKEFKKIYNFEFEEVKASDYKEIEKKYLALYKEGKEKGFTPVFLVLDDTLLEKFEIDMEDKDTDNIMDIVKSNLKKYKNINAVKFLEKFQGQNTDDLKENIDEYFSEIDYKFDESEKYNLELSTLFDYDGNFKDDVILVKVPTENPYEVLGYFGMGGYNECPFPAEQVAVAKYWYEKYRAVPAAITYDEIEFYVEKPVQTLEEAKKLAVEHYAFCYDIVDQCYGTFEKLVDGLYKNIQWYFWWD